From the Papaver somniferum cultivar HN1 chromosome 2, ASM357369v1, whole genome shotgun sequence genome, the window GCAAGTGTAAAAATATTCGACGTTGTGTATCGCAAGCTATGCAGGAATGCAATAATCAGCATGGCTTCACTGAGGCATCAAATTCAAACTAGCTTGTATCTTCAAACTAACTGGACTACAGCCGACACACGCAAGGCCCCACCTTGGAGAAGATCACCAAGTTCATCAAACAGCAAAGCTGTACGCCAACCCCATCCTTTGGGAGCTTTTGGTAAGAGAGTTCCCGTCTGTTTAAAGCTTCCAAACACAGTAACTTCTCTTTTCGATGGACAAATTAACTGCATCCACAGACCCAAGACTCTTTCTCAAGAAAAGGACATGCATAAGCTTACAATGAGAATATCACTATACGTATGTGACATAACCAATAAAAAAGCAAGATCTTTGCTGAAGGCAACTAACCTGATAACGCGCTGTGACCTTTTCTCGAGAGTCTACATACATAGGAATCTGCCAACAGAAGGAAGCCAGTAGAAAACACACGAAGTGCAGGGTTATTTAGTACCAAACTGATAACACAACTTTATTTGAAGAACAGGGAATTATAACTGTAAACATCTGATGTCAAGAAAAATGAGAAACATAATTCGCAACTTGAGAACGGCATAATATATAAGCTGGTAAAGTCAAGCATCAACCTTTCTAAGGGTATCAGTTATCTCTGCCTTCCGTCGGTGGAGAAACAATCCTGACAGAATAAGTTGACATATGTTAACATTTTAGGTTTTTGCTTCTACTACAAAAATCAAACCATGTGATTAAAGAAAGCCTTGGAGAAATTAAACATTACCAAGAGTTCGACGCCCTTGAGGGTCTTCATCATTAAAAGCTTGGACACTAACCTATACAACCCATGAAAATCAAATTTTACAAACAAGCTGTTAGCAAGGAAGAACCCTCAAATAACGAACAAGGAACCGGCATACCTTCCACAAAGAACCGGCATAAAACACTTCTGGCGAGTGCTTCACTTGAGCATCAGAAAGCCTATGAACATCCTCAAATTCAACCCTGCCAAATCAGAATAAAGATGCTTATATCACATTTCAGGGGTTATAACCAAGAGAAGTAATCGTGCTCGTCATGTAAAGACATTAATCAACCCACCCAAAGCGAAAAGGAGGAAAATGGCGGAGAGGAGTTTTCATATCTAATGATATAGCAGAGCTATCAGCATTTTCCCACTCTAATCCGATGGCATCCTGTGACTCTGCCATCTGTAAAGGAATACCGCTACTACTTGGACCTGCAACTGAAAGTCCAGCTAATTCATATCCTCTCTCTGTTTGATGTCCATGAATAGGAACTGAACTGCCCCCTCCTTGGCTAAGTCCAACCAAAGCTGTCAATCCATCTCCTGACATGTCTCCATTCAGTTCTGCCCTAACTTCTGGTTCATCGTTTGCAAGAGATTGCTGGCAATTTCTATTTCCCAGTCCAAATGGGACTCGAGAAAAGACAAAGCGTGTTGCGGGCCAAGCAGGAGCAGGCACAAATGTAGCGCCACGTCCAATACCAGCAAGGCCATCGATAGGGCCCCTGACATGTACTCGTACGGGCCTAGAGAGACCATTACCTTCGGCTTGAGCAGAATCAGCAATGTATATGTTTCCCGGATTGCCAGGGGCATTGTTCCGATCATGATCATGCATGTAATAACCAGAAACAGTAGCTCCTTGTGAAAAACCGTATGCCTGCCTACACGCACATGCCATGCTTGATAGGCAACAATTTTTGCACGTATCAGCACCAATTTCTTGCAGCCTTTGACTTAGAAGCATCTATAAGAAAGCTAGGAAGGAGTTAcacttcagattcaagtaaaactAATATAATTACCACAAGTGTACACATCAAAGTGAATAGTTAACCTGTAGCCAAAGACCATCATTTACAGCTTTGCAGGGGAACCCCAATTCTTCAAGCTGCTTTCTCACGTTTAGAAGTGCCTCGAAAGACATGTTGCAGTACAAAAGAGAACCACCTTCCAAGATGTTTATGAATGCATCATATTCTTCTCCAGGGACCCCACAGATCCCTTTAGCATAACTATTCTCCTGTCTCCTGCCTACAATCCGGCCACCCCATGAAGTAGAAGAGATGCCACATCTTCCCCATTCATTGGTCATAAACCCATTACATGAAGCAGTTGCAGGTGAGCACTGCCTTGATTGATCCCTAATAAGCCAAATATTGTTGTCTAACTGGTAGCTTTCCTCAGACGGTCCTTCCATAGCCATTCCACAGCCTCCCATTCTGTTTGCCTCAGCACCATTTCGCAGTTCAGCATATGAGCATGATGTTCTGATTCCCTCTAGGTTATTGGAAGATGCAGGTTGATCCATATTGCAGGATATTTTTGTCTCCACAGTTGATTGAGAGCATGAAGCTTGTTGACCCCGTTGTAAGTTGGAATCAGAAGCCTCACTATGGAAGTCCACTACACAATCCGCAAGCTCAACCAAAATATTATGAGCAGTTTTACGGCCTtcattatcatctttcaaatcaaCTTTTGTAGAGTCAGTCAACGGTTCGCTAAGGCTATTACTCGCTATGCTATTACCCTTTACCATGTCAGAACCTGAACTTCCTTGTTCAGTATGTTCCGCTTTAAGGAAGGCACCTTTCGCAAGGAGGGTATACAATGCCAGATCAAACCTTATAGTTGGagaggaaaaaaaacaaaatatcaaGATTCAAACGAGTTAAAAACGTGGGCCACAACATTCAATTTGGGAGTAGGACTATGTCACATACCGGTCCTCTTCACTTGGAACCCACAATTCATCCGAGGTTAGTAATGCATGGATAGTTTGAGGAGAAAGCTTTGGTAGCACCTATTCACCACATCCAGATACAGATAATATATGCTCAGAATAGAGAAATGAATGACCCAAAAAATGACAGTGAATTACTAAAAGAACTGTTAAAGTTAATAATATAACTCCTAAGCTGACTCTATTTGATATATTTAGATAAACCACACCCTTTACAGCAACCTAGTTGTTACTACTATTATAATTGCTATCAATCAGAACCTCTTTGAGCTCCATGGCACCACTTTGACAAAGGTATCCCCAGCAAGCATTTCTAACACGTTCCCCATGTATACCATAATCTTGACTCTCTGCAAATACCTAGTAAAAAAATACAACAGATTTAAAATAAAAGAATTGGCAGAAAATAAGCAACACACTATATAACCAGATAAAATACAAACTTGGTATGATACGAAGTTTGAAGTCCACAGCTCCGATATGATAAAGTCAGTGCAAATTGCACATAAATCCTGCAAATCAAGAAATGATGCAGCGGCGAGAACACGGAATGCGTTATTATCATTTAGCTTAGGATGATGACCATAAAGATACGCTAACGCCATTGCCATAGACTCTGGGCTAATATTGTCATCGTCAACGTGCAGTGTCACAATAGGTGCACTAGCCTCTTTCCATGGACCATGTAGCATGTTCCtgccataaacaagattaagtcTTTTCGATTTAGCAGCAATCATATATCAAATTACAACAATCCCAGACAAAGGATTTGCTCAATTTGCCAAACACAAACGAATTGAACCAAATCAaggaatttaatttaattttgtgtTCTTACCTGAAATAGGAGCTCCTAGAAAGGATTAAACGATGAAGATGATATGTAGAACCCATAACTTGAAGTAAGATATCAGAGAAAGAACCAGAATTAAAACCTTCAACTTGGATATGATCACAAAGAGATGTTAAATTACAATCTAGGGCACGTAATTCACCACTACTCCTATCATTatctaatgatgatgatgatgatgccgcTGTTGGGATCGCCATTTTCATTGTGTTTCGTGGAGGTTTATTGTTATTAGGGCGTTCCATTTCATTTTCTGTATCATTTACCCTTTTGTTTTAGTGGAGTCGGAGTTTTTCTTTTGTCatcatttattattattaggAAAAAGATGGTAATCATAATTACGAGGAAATTTTAAGAAAATGGACGATATCATATAAGATTAGATTTaatgtttgttttttttccttctttttttcttttttgaagctgATATCAAATCTAAAATAAGTAAAATCGAGATTTCAAATCTCACCATCTACCGGTTTTAAATCGTAGACGTTGGTGTTATACATTTCGGATTGTCGAGTTTTATTtccggaaaatggatcatttgtccatatatttttaaaatatggttcaaatgaacgagtaaaaattagtatgggtgaaatggacaccaaaaaaatagcaagaatgaaactagattcatcatggcttaaacttaaaaaagagcgaagatgaaactggatacgtcatgatgtaaattaaaaataagaaaaagtatttcaaaatgggtatgatgaaactatttacatccTGGCTAATTTTACattcttgtccatttaaacagtatcgaactttacatgtctttttcacccagaaattgttgattttggtctttttaactaaGTTTGTGTTTCATTTACCATTTTGTTTTTAGAGGAGTTGgagtctttttcttttatcatgaTTTGTTATTATTAGGAAAAAAAATGGTAATTATAATTATAGACCACGATTGCTAAAGGAAGGTACTGCAATTGTTAGAACGGATATTAAATATATAATGGAATCATGATCGATGAATTTGTGGATTGATATCTACCCTAGCAATATCGGGACCTTCCTTTAGTGATCATGTTATAGATTAGTATAGGCCCTGGTTAGCAACTAGACCGTAAATAATAATTCGGTTAAAATTTTGttattaattgtttgagagaaagGTAAATTCGATCAACCATATATGCCGTCAATCACGCGGTATTCCGAAACATTCAGAAATATGTTGATTCGCGTTAAGTGCTGGGATGGATCTTCTTCCCCGACCTATCTCTCAGATTCTTTCACATATCtgacacttgattcccttagctgacatcctttactAGGGGTGCATATGGTCCGGTACGGcccggttctcttatggaaccggtctCTGTACTTGGTATTGACCGGTACTTCATTTTGAGGACCAGTccctgtacttgtacctggagTTGTACCGGTCCTCCGGTACTGGTACGGTACAAGACCGGTATCGGGTTttttacctaaaaaatattacaaGCTCCTAAAAAACAACAATTCCAATTTTCCATAAGTTTAATGTTTAACATCACAAAATAAGTTCATTATGTTCAACATTTCCGTAAGTTCATAATACTAATTAGATTACTCAAGTACTTAAACTGCATTTCTTTGTTCAGCTGAACCAAAGCACCATTTCCTCACCAACTCCTTATGTACCTTCCCACCTGCAACAAACACATATACCATTCAGTTCTATCCCCACAGTTCATACTCAGTATCCCCATAATCAGTACTACTTTCATATGCATATAAAGAAAGTTGTTTCTACAATAACTGTCGAAAAGCAACAACATACGATAATTGAATTAGTTATGCACTTATGCTTACAAAGAATAAAATCAAACAACTTATGCGAAAATCCTTGTTTACTCGGGTTTATGCATACAGTCACTTAAAGGCTTgacatttcttctttaatttctcCATCCACTGTATACAAAGCTAAGCACCAACTACTTACTTGCGCTTCAATAGATACCCATCTAACAAACTTCAATAAACAACTGGAATACAAAATGGGTAGCATATAAAGCCAAAGGAAAATCTCAAATTCACTTGTTTTAATTCAAAAACAACAGCAAGTATGTAAATATGAGGTTCCCTCAAATTTGACCGCAAACCAAAATTAACAAAATTCGCCTAATTCACTTTTTGTCCAATTACCTTATAACCTAACATCATTATCCTacatttagaagaagaaatttttaaCACAAACCCACATCAAGATTTAACAAAATCAACCAATCGGATGCATATTACTGAAATCACAAAAACCTACTCAAAccctcaatcaatcaatcattcacaacaacagaaaaagaagaataaagtacctcagaaacaaaaaatgtataGATTGAATCTGATAGACGAAGAAAAAATTGGTATCCTCAGCAGTCAACACTTAACCTTCGTGAGTATAAACACTAGGGTTAGTTGATTAAAATCGttttcaatttttagggttttaaaacagaAACAAAAAGGAAATCGAAAAGATTAGAGAATCGATTTACCTTTTGTGTAGTAACTAGTAACTAGTAagacttgatgatgatgatgataatggtgaTTGCATAGTTCATAAAAATCAAATTGGATGAAGAATTGAAGAGACTGCTCTTCAGAGAgagaaaaacgaagaagaaataaaaataaaagtgaaagAGTTTCTCAGAGATTAGATAATATTAGGGTTCCCTAAAAAAATGGACGGATAGGATTAAAAACTATAAAGATCTCAACGCCTCTAATTAACCGGGACATTTGGTCCGGTATAGGCCGGTCCTACTCCCAGAACCGGTGCTTGTACCGGTATAGGCCGGTTCTTAATCTTTTGTCCCGGTTTCTGTACCAGTTACTCCGGTACCGGTTCGGTTCCGGTCCGGTATTTCCGGTTCCAGTCCGGTCCAGGTCATCtcaaccggttcttgtgcagccctatcCTTTACAGcccaagagttgcttcaacttcagTGAAGATTTTTGATGCCAATATTTCTCCAACAAACAAGTTTGTTTGATTTCCCATTTTATTTTTCAACCTAGGTTTGAAAGTATGTTTGAAGTTGACAAAATCATGCAAGCTTCACGAATCcgtaacacttacactcagttgtTGGGAAgactggattactaaccaccttacaagaaaaatccaaacaaatcaaagaataattaagatatctatcttgaggaatcacaaagtttaaGACAAAGAGAAATTTGTGGTTTTTGTCTATCTCGTTCTTGATCCAAGATTATGaaaacctcaaagatcaataagaacaagatccagaTACAAGAAATATCATGTAAAAAATAGTATGACCGGGTTTCATGCATCCCTGAGTGAAGTCTTTaaagtcgtaacctaattatgtttcttagaaGAAATCTAGGTTTTAGAGGATCACTCTATACAAGATTTCCAGGAATTGAGAAATACAATTGCAAAAATCattcagtttagatgaaattcttattaggcGTTTACGTAAGCATGTGAGATGTTTATCTTGAAATCACACAAAACAATTTGCATTATGGTCAAGGGTTCTGGAACCATGCACAATGAAGGTTCATAGCGGATAATTAGCCTTTGAACTTACAAGCATATAACGATCTTCAATGACACTCAAGACTAATCAATGACCAACAAACATAAAGTAATGAATTAACCTAGATACAAGTTCTGTAACTATCTAAGAAGATTATTACAAACTTGTGATTTGCGATACCCAAGCAAAGTCGTATTGTTTCATTCTTTTTCTCAATGTACAAAAGTAGTAGAAAACAACCGTATGAAGCACACGCGAATTTTCCAATGAATGGTTTGTATAGTTTACACGAACCCTTATTTATAGTGAATGGTTGCTTAAATCCTAAGAAAGTTCGTgaactatttttctttttcaagactctccttatTTTGAGAGTCTTTCATAAGTTACAATTCTAGTATAAGTAAATACTTAGCATAAATTGTATACAATTATAACATAAATAATTACTTAacataaattttatttttgtagttgtcccttaataaataagataaatcacAATTTAATTTTGGAAGGAGTTTAAAAATCACACACTTTAATATGACAATCAATTGTGTGCGGAAGAATAAccatcttgcctgaaagagaaaatatcaaaaacttgactaaaaaaggTATTAGTCACGTTTTTACAGTTTAGTCCGCAAGCCTTTACTAAAGGTTCGTGAATTGTTTCTTATTCATGAACAGCCTTAGCAACACGTAACAagtgttgctttaataaatcactcataacttcttcgttataattCAGAatattcttggctcgttgaattcgtactCTCATTCCGTACAACATGAGAACCATTATAGGGGTAAATATCATTCTAACTACCGTCTTGGAccctatagatggtggattttcgacaagggctaaaatcgtaaaatcatgatactgcatgttcctGACTCAGGAATatatgtgacaattcatattttatgatccgtgaaccgtttcacgatctctgactgagcgataATTCCTCTCATagatatgatgaatatgtttctcggaTGAGCGTTCGATgattcacacatttcatcatcacctttatgtagaatcttaatgattgggcggttctctagacataatgtttgttagagaacttaacaccttcaggacgtcacgctataCGTTGTTCTCTAACTACGTAAAgatacccacctctacatagaatcttaatgattgggcggttccctagacataatgtttgttagagatcttaacgccttcaggacgtcacgctgcacGTTGAGCAGTTTTATTTTTCCATTTACTAAATGCTAATCATTAATGTGTTTGGAGAAAGAGCTTCTCACTAAACCCCTGCCTCTAACACCATTCTTGCAACCATCAAACCCCATAAAAGGACACTGCGGAAACTTACTAGCATTCTGTGAAACAGAACATTATAATATGTGACCCAAACATTCCTACTGGTTAGACCTAGTAACCCTAGGCATATTGAAACACAATGGACTTGATAATTAGAGTTTCAAAGGATGGGACGGTAAGATTTCAAAACAATTTGAAAACTTAAAAATGCCatacatcaaaaccctaattaaaccAACCCAGAAAACTGAAGCAATAAAGAGACTGCACACAGGATCCCTACCTTGTCTTCAATATGGAAACCCCCTTCCTCAACACTTAAACCTCTTATGCAAAACTAGGAGAAACTTATTCTCAAGGAAAAAATAAGCCAACACAAAGAATTACAGAAAAACACTAAATCAATTTCAACTACTGCTTCACAGAGAAGGAGAATTGAAGAAACTAACCCAACAACCCTAAACCAGTTCTTCAAATTCAAAACCTTCTTCCTCAACACACAAACCCCTTTGTCAATCTTGAGAAACGTCTTCTCAGATGACCCACCACCTTAATCTCCTTCTGCAGACGATGAACTACAGAAActcaaaaaaaaactaattcaACTTCAATCAAAGAAACCACTTCTACAAATTACTAATTCAATGAGAAAGAAACCCTTTATTTCCCTCTTCTGCTACATCTTCTTCTCTAAACAAAATACAAATTTAAGCATTCAATTACTATTACCACCACTGATTATGCTCAAAgaaaagatgatgatgattaatTGGAGAAATCAATACCCAAATCCTTATATTTCCTATTGTAGACGACAAAATACACAAAATCAATTCCAAActtcaataaaaaaaatgtcaTATACCTGCAGTGTACATGACTAGATCTAGGTTTCCCTTATCCAACCACAGGGTGTAGTTAGTGTTTGTTGGTGACTAACAGCTAAGTGACAGGTGTCACGATAGGATTTGTCAATCCTAATCTGGTCGTCTCTCTCACTGGGTTTCCTTTTATTGTAAGAACACTTCCATTATTGGTCAAGTATTGATCAATGGAGTACTCTGAGGCTGCTACGGCAGATTTATATCTTTAGTTCATTCATTTTCCGATTAAATTCAAGTAGTTTTGTAATTGATCGTACTAGTACAGTAAAACTGGTACTCAGAGCCGTTCCTTCCTAccaccagttttttttttctttctcaccaTGGTTGTGCAAACCTGTAAAGAGCTCACTGATGCTTCTAATCGGCAGCAAGCTCAGATCGATAATATTCAACACCAACTCGATTCGATGCTGACCAAGGATGATTTCGAAAGCAGGATGAAGTCTAATTTTGAATCTTAGATTCTAGTTTTAACAAATACAATACAATCTcagatggaaaattttatatccaCCAAAGGCTTTGAATCGGGTGAAAAAAGTGGTACTATGAACAATCAACATGGTTCTGTTCATGAAGCTGGTGGATCTCGCTTACATTCTTACTCAGGAGGCCATGATTTTCATCATCGTCCACAAAGAATGGATTTTCCACGTTTTAATGGTGACAACCCCAAGAGCTGGATTTATAAATGTGAATATTATTTTTACATGCAGGATGTACCAGAGTTCAACAAAGCTGGAATGGCAGCCATGCATTTTGATGGCAAAGCAGGTAAATGGTTTGAGAATTTCAGTTTAAATAAGCATCATATATCTTGGACGGAACTAGCTGAAAATGTTTGTTTGCGATTTGAAAACTCTGCACATGAGAATATAGTTGGGTTGTTTAATAAGTTATCTCAGTTAACAACAGTGGATGCTTATTTTGAGTAATTTGAGTATTTAAAAGCCTTATTGCTGAGTAAACACCCTAACTTTCTTGAGGATTACTTCATTCAAAGTTTTATTGGGGGTTTAAAGGAGGAATTGAGGGAACCTGTGCTTATGTTTGGTCCCAAAAATCTTTTACGTGCTTTTTCATTAACCAGAATGCAAGAGAAAACACTTTCCCTCCAACACCAATCTGCGAAGCCTACTCTAAAACCCTTTACTACTTTATTTTCCACAGGTAAACATTTCTCTCCTCAACCTACCACTTTACCACCTACACCTTTAAAACCAACAACCTATAATTCTTCTTTACTACCTAAATCACCCTCATCACTTCCCATTAAAAGACTTACACCTGATCAAGTCCAGGCTAGGAAGGCACAAGGGTTATGTTACAATTGTAATTAAGTGTATCGGAGAGGCCATATCTGCAAGAAGCAACACCTTTGTTTGATAGTGAGAACTGAGGATGAAGATTTATCATTGGAATCAGAGGAGGAGATTCAAACTGCAGAAGAGGACTCGCCTGTGGAAAGTGATATGGAAATATCCCCACATGCCTTAACAGGTAATAATTCTGGTGAAACAATTAGAATTCCTGGTTTTGTTAATAAGAGAGCTATTTCAGTTCTCATAGATACTGGTAGTACACACAATTTTATTGATAGTAAGGTAGCCAAATCTCTCAATTGTCCAATTGAACACACTGCTAGCATATTGGTCACTGTAGCAAATAGTGACAGAACCATCAGTAATGGAGTCTGCTCTAAATTATCTTGGACAATGGATAATCACAAATTTTTTGGCAGTTTGAGATTATTTCCTTTGGGTGGTTGTGATTTAGTTTTGGGGGCTGACTGGCTCAGGCAATTGGGTGATGTGGTTTTCAACTTCTCTAAGCTCATCATATCCTTCAAGTACCATGGTAAGAAGATTACCTTAACTGACTCTCACAACAAAGCCTCATTAAGCATGATGAGTGGCACTGCAGCTATGAGGTTCTTTAAGAAACACACTCATGGCCTTATTGGCCAAATTTTCACCATCTCCACTTCCACACCACCACCCAACCCTC encodes:
- the LOC113349660 gene encoding uncharacterized protein LOC113349660, producing the protein MERPNNNKPPRNTMKMAIPTAASSSSSLDNDRSSGELRALDCNLTSLCDHIQVEGFNSGSFSDILLQVMGSTYHLHRLILSRSSYFRNMLHGPWKEASAPIVTLHVDDDNISPESMAMALAYLYGHHPKLNDNNAFRVLAAASFLDLQDLCAICTDFIISELWTSNFVSYQVFAESQDYGIHGERVRNACWGYLCQSGAMELKEVLPKLSPQTIHALLTSDELWVPSEEDRFDLALYTLLAKGAFLKAEHTEQGSSGSDMVKGNSIASNSLSEPLTDSTKVDLKDDNEGRKTAHNILVELADCVVDFHSEASDSNLQRGQQASCSQSTVETKISCNMDQPASSNNLEGIRTSCSYAELRNGAEANRMGGCGMAMEGPSEESYQLDNNIWLIRDQSRQCSPATASCNGFMTNEWGRCGISSTSWGGRIVGRRQENSYAKGICGVPGEEYDAFINILEGGSLLYCNMSFEALLNVRKQLEELGFPCKAVNDGLWLQMLLSQRLQEIGADTCKNCCLSSMACACRQAYGFSQGATVSGYYMHDHDRNNAPGNPGNIYIADSAQAEGNGLSRPVRVHVRGPIDGLAGIGRGATFVPAPAWPATRFVFSRVPFGLGNRNCQQSLANDEPEVRAELNGDMSGDGLTALVGLSQGGGSSVPIHGHQTERGYELAGLSVAGPSSSGIPLQMAESQDAIGLEWENADSSAISLDMKTPLRHFPPFRFGVEFEDVHRLSDAQVKHSPEVFYAGSLWKVSVQAFNDEDPQGRRTLGLFLHRRKAEITDTLRKIPMYVDSREKVTARYQLICPSKREVTVFGSFKQTGTLLPKAPKGWGWRTALLFDELGDLLQGGALRVSAVVQLV